The DNA window TAACTGTCCCAACTCCTCACACACTTCTCTATTGCCAAAACTTTTAAATATGTATGTATATCGAAGCGTGCCTCTAATTTTTGTCTGAAATCGGACGAATAATCGTTATTTATTAAATCAACAAAATTGATAAAGCCGGTCCAGTCGTCGGCTGTTTCATTGGTGTTGAGTTTAAACTTTTTGTCTTTATACGCCTGTTTGTCATTACCCAACCATTGCAAAAACATCTGCGCTCCCCTATCCGTTTTGTACAAGTTCCCATCATTAAAGGCACTTCCGTAATGCATTTTCAAAAAGGTTTTATCTACATTTTCTATTATAATATACAAACCAATATACTCTTCATTCACAAACAAGCGAGCAAAGGAAGTACGCGGTGCAGGAATTCCTTCATCTCTGAATAATTTATTACATAAAGCATCATGCATTAAAGAAGGATCGTTAGTAAAATTATTCAGGTTAATTTTCTTTAAACCATCAAATGTTTGATTGTTGTTAAACTCATCGAAGGCTATTTTGTAAGGTTTCTTTTTACCAAAATTAGCAATGGAATTAGAGGCATTTCCTTTTTCTCGAAAGCCACAGTTCATAATGGAAACTCCATCGAAAGTCACATTACTTTTGCGGTACACCTCAGGATACAAATCAGGATTGGCAAAATTCAAATCAAAATCATTCTCTAAAGTATCAAACCAATGTTCGAGGTCAATTGTCACTTTTATGACGTGAACAACGGTATCGTTAAACACATTACTTCCAATCTGAGCAAAGGAGCTCAGATTGAAACACACAAACAGGTATATGATTAACCTCTTCATTTACGTGGTAAACGATGATTGTTATTTAATGAAGTATAGTACTTCTTGTAATTCTTCTTTAAGAAATGTAACCCAACGCTGAAATTTACGCCGCTTTGATTGTTCTTATTCGCGAGATTAAACTGCATGCCAAGCTTTACATGTAAACGTAGCTGTTCGTTCAATTTGCGTTCAAATCCGCTGTATGGTTCAAAGGTAAATTGTAATCCGTTAT is part of the Bacteroidota bacterium genome and encodes:
- a CDS encoding CotH kinase family protein yields the protein MKRLIIYLFVCFNLSSFAQIGSNVFNDTVVHVIKVTIDLEHWFDTLENDFDLNFANPDLYPEVYRKSNVTFDGVSIMNCGFREKGNASNSIANFGKKKPYKIAFDEFNNNQTFDGLKKINLNNFTNDPSLMHDALCNKLFRDEGIPAPRTSFARLFVNEEYIGLYIIIENVDKTFLKMHYGSAFNDGNLYKTDRGAQMFLQWLGNDKQAYKDKKFKLNTNETADDWTGFINFVDLINNDYSSDFRQKLEARFDIHTYLKVLAIEKCVRSWDSYWGGGNNFYLYDHPDGKIRWIPWDMNETFQDIKIISGTSLLNGYLIPTPQINDRPLIKRIFDYDDYKNEYLDFSCRLIQNNFTLNHLGKYAVKRHALIDSSYKTDPYRYNSYEDFKYALTEENKDEVSLTKSSFVLRIRYPGIFPFIEMQREWVVDQLKGWDKTCSIEDKGLYNLTVFPNPSSDYINISNETGGFEFAQFMLYDFTGKQIVKTDYQLMESSYYTLQLATPPPGIYLLIKKSASGKIGRAKIVIQ